Within Macaca nemestrina isolate mMacNem1 chromosome X, mMacNem.hap1, whole genome shotgun sequence, the genomic segment GAGCGGTTATTGGCTTATTTCCTCTACACAGCATCTCACAAGCTCCCCAATCTGATTATTTGTTATGATACAGTTTGAGGTCTCCAGAAATTAGCCTCAGTTCTGAGCTTTTAGCTAATAACTCCCAGAAGatcttggtattttattttccttagtgCACAGTCACTCTGAAAAGTGTCTGTAGGTCCCACTGGGAAAGGTTTGATGTAAGATTCACAGTATACACCAGTGGCTGCAAGATCATTCCTTAGAGGTACCCTTTCTTCCCCTCAGTTGAGTAAGAAGTTTAGAAAACATACTACAGCATCTTGAGTTAGACTTTCTTGCAGACCTAGAGATTTTTTTCTGCCTGAATATGTCAAGCAGTATCCAATAGGTGGcccaattatttcattttaaagaatgcTCTGATTAGCTATCACCACAAATCCCTGTGGGCCAAAAATTCACTAATTACCATTCAAATCCTGTGGTTATTGTGGTAGGTCCACTCACCTTGTCTTAGATAATTAAGCCCTGTCACCTGACTTCCACTGCTCTGGGATTCCATAATTCACATTAAGATGAGGTAAGACAATTCTCTTGCAGCATTCTCCACCATCGTCTCCAGCCTACAAAGCACAGGCCCACAGAAATCTTCAAAGATGCTCTTGACCCTCTCACAAATGCATTTCTTAATGCCTCGGAGTATGTCTTCACAAATGCTGCTATCCCATATATCACAGTTCTATTCCTTCTCTACTAGTGTCCTTACTTTATTGTAAAAGCGACTGCATTTGGAGCATTTAATTGGCAGCAGAACTGCAACACCACGAAGACCTAGCCTTGGTTCACAGCTATATCTACCCTAAGATGAGGGATTCCTTCAACCCTGCCTTAGAGGCTTTCTGGTGCTGTATATATGTTCTCTGTTGTATTTTTGTAACTTCCAATGTCCTCTTTTTTCCATGCATACTCTCTAGGGTTGTCAGATGAACACAGATGACTCCAGAAacattttggtaattatttttgttttagtactTAAGTAGCATAACCATTTGATTTCTCAAAGATTTGGATTTCACTTGCACTTCATTTCATGCCACCAGTGGTGTATGAGTTATCATCATACTACTACATACCACGTACTTGTGAACCTCTCCTATCGCCTTCTCCCTACTGTTCTCAACCCTATTGTCAGTaggttatttttttccctcaaatttaCAAGGAACCCAATTCCTGGGGTGACTTTCTGTATCTGTTACTGTACCTGAAAAGTACATTGCAGGAAACAGGGGGTATATTTGCAGTGGAAAATTTGAGGGCAGTTCTTAATAAAGGAGAATAGACAAAGGTATGGGAAGGGTATTAGAGAACAAAAGTGAGTAGTGCAATACACCATGGCTACTAAAGGTGAGATTACCAGAAGTAGGCCTGAGGCACAGAGGGAAAGAGGGGTAATTAAAAGTTGGAGGTGCAGAGCCTAGGAATCTTGGGAGAAGGGACTCCACCAGCATCTGACAACACTGCAGGGAACAAGTTGGGAAACAAATTTCCTGACTGCACTCACCACTGCTGGCTCCCAGAGGATGAGGGAGCCCTTTGATATGGTCCATATAGGTCAGAGTcccttgggagacagagcagggtAAAGAAGAATGGAGAGTGAATTGGGATAGGAAGATGAGGAGATATCCACAAATGAGTGAGGGCCATGTTAACAGCACTTATTAGGAATTGTGCCTGCAGCTTTATGCATATGGTAAGGAGGAGGATAAAAAGCATATTATTTTGTGAGGGTGAACTCCAGCAGGGCTGAGATTTGCCTGAGCTTTCTATCAAAATAAGAAATGTGCCTGCGTGGCATTGACCCATGGTAAAGGCATAAAACATATTGATTAAGAGTGCTGTTTGATAATCATGGGTCTGAGGAATTTGGGATGATTTTTACCAGCCTGTTAGTTTTATTTATGATAGTGAGATTGATCATTTAAATCTAGTCTCAGTGAACCACATTGCCAAAGGCTCTGCCGTTGAGACTGGCTACATAGCAAGAATATGCTTACACAACCAGTAATGCACCAGAAACCTGGACTGAGACTCTATTTTGCGTTCTCTGGTTTCAAAGTATTTTATGCATACATTAATGGTTCATGATCTGAAAAGAGAAGTGCATCCTGCCAGGGCTATTATAAAGAGGGAAGATAATCAAAGCTCATACCTGGCCACTCCAGATCCCTTACTATTAGACAGCTTTTGACTATGATGTTTCCCCTTAATGCTGCTGCTATGttgcatccattttttttttttttctccaacgaACTGTAGATTTGCAATCATCACCATTTGGGGTCCCAAGAGACTTCTTTAGCAGTGGAACTGTTCAGCTGCCACAGTTATCATGGCATCTGGAGGAGGAAATACACTATACTATGATATGCTTTGACTTTGCCTTTGTTTATAGGTGTGGTTTGCTCTAAAGATACTTTCAGGTTCTatgcaataaatatattaaacCTTGAGTTTATGGATTTTTACTCTTAACCTTTGTTTTAGAACTTAGAAAAGCCTTCACCTTCCCCACCAAAAAAGAGACActgtaaaatctttttttctgcttaacTTATGGTTTACAGTTAATATGATCGAGAtcataatgaatatataaatcaGTAGTGATTAGCCTTTATTATGAATCAGAATCACCCAGGCAGCCTGCTTAAGATGGAAATTATAGAGCTCCACCTAGTGGATCTGACGTGGGGATTATAAGTTCACATTTTTGGTGAAGTCTTAAGGTGATTCTGACATGTGACAAACTAGGatactttaaaaatgcattaataaATGAGATAAGGTTAAATTCGTGGTACAAACCCTTCTCCATGGTGTTCCTTTTAGAATTGCAAGTAAATGCTGTTAGAGATATAGAGTCCACAGTTTTTTATGTAGACAGGGAATGATCTTGGACAAGAATTCTTGACTCAGgtattattatttacaaatttatCAAGAACCTATTActtgtcaggcactgtgctaggcattagGGATACCAGGATAAAGAACAGGTTGTGCTTTTACAAGCAGAGTCCAATGTTCCTCAATTTTAGAAAACCTCACCCCACAGTCAGAAACATATTGTTCAAATATACATAACTGAAAtacaaatttcagaaaataatattaatcCTGCCTACCTGCCATATAATGTGATGTTTACTATCTGGTTCTGGTTGAATCTATTATAtcctatttcatttaaaaatgttgcaGGTCTTGACCTGCTGAATTTGTTTTAAACTCTGCAAATGTAGGAAGGTGAAACTTCAGTTTGACAAACACAGGtccatttaaaagtatgtgaTGTGCATCCTATGAAGCACATGTGTTTATCCTTCTAGGCACATGTGTCATGAGAAGGTGGAATTGGGAAGACTGAGAGTTTCCTCATTAACcttgcttctcaaactttaagtTGTACAGGAATCACCTGCAGATCTTATTAAAACCAGAAAAGATTctcattcagtaggtctggggtgaggaTCTGAGATTCTACATTTCTATCTTTCAGTTGATGCTGATGCAGCTAGTCCATGAACCACTATTTGAGTAGCATTGCTCTAAAAATTACAAATGTGGGTAGGGGTGTTAAACTGGTAAGGTGAGACCTGGAAGAACTTTCCTATAAGAGAAATTCCTCTAAGGAAAGATGAGTCAAGCATACAAGTCACTGACAGATGAGAACAGATGAGTGTGTGTCACTCAAATTTTACCCCAGCCTTCTATCCTTGAATCTGGTGGAAAGATGGCTGTATGCAAATACTTCCAAACCAACAAGCATAGAAACAATTGTTTtaccaaaaatctgaaatccccCAGGGACTGAAGTATCACTGAGGTGTTACCCTATTGGGCGAGTATAACTCTAAAGTGAGGAAAGGGACTTTATCCACATTTTCGTAGGTGTCGTGGAATGGGGTCAGTAGGCTTGGCTCACTGGGGACTCCAGGGAAATCAACCGGACCTTGTTATCTTGAGAACTTCAGCCCATCAGCATCAATGGGAGCTTTAGGAGGGTGCAAGATTTATAAGAAGGAGCACAGTGCCCAGTGGACATGACATTGTCTAAGAGAGGATGGCACCCACCTTTCAGTTTCCTAGACTTATTCCTGGATACAGGTAAGATTTACCCTAGTTCTCTTCCAAGTGTCTGAGGGGGTATTTTTTCTGCTAGAGCAGGGGAGAAGGTAGATGCCAACCCAACACATATATTCTCTACCTCATCCAACCCACTCAGCAGTTCTGAAAAGCGAAGTATTATCTCCATTTGACAAACAACAAGACTGTCCATTAGAGCAATGGATCTGTAATAACCCCAGGTTGACTTCTCCAGATGAGTCCCACAGGTAGGTAATGTGAATTTTACCTATCGTTTTAAGTTCTGACAACAAGAACTTTAAGTGTCTCTACTGAACTTCATAAGTTCACTGGACagttattctctttgttttttacatactgtgttctgatttttaaaaatattttattatttttgtgagaAAAGTAATTTGTGttctctgggaaaagaaagattagtagaaagaaagaaaacaaagaaatgaaatcaccTGCTAGCTCACAACTCAGAAAACCACTGTTAACCTTTCATGTATTTAACAAAAACAGACAGATTCTGCAGATGATATTACAAGCTGCTTTATTTTTCCATGAATCATGACGTCTCTGAAATGCACCGGTGTGAAAATCTGCTACTGAAACATAGAGCAAGCAAGCACTGGCAGGTGGGTCAAAAGGCTACTGGTAGCAGGAGGAACAACTAAAGCAAAGTATTACCATAAGGTTAAAACATATGGCCTGATAAATGCCTGCCAGGGACACTACACGTAAGGAATGTCTTCAGTGTCCCTTCGTGGGGCCCTGCAGCCACCCCTGAATTCCCTTGGACCCCTAGGATAGAAGGGGTCCTGTAAATTTCTTTGCATCCACAAAAACGCCCCcaatttctgtttgctttttctccttttatcctcCACCCTAGCCATGTTGTCAAATTCTCTTATCATGTCCTCATTGCTGAAATTCATATCATGTATGGCTTCCTTATATTGCTTGAGGTACTGAGCCAGCcccttgtttgtttttcttttggctttcctgggtATATCATCCTCAGCTGGGCGCTTTCCTGCAGACCTCCTTTCACTTTCTGGCTCTCCCTCACTCTCTGGCTCTCTTTCACTGTCTGGCTCTCGTTCCCCCTCTGcccttccccctctctctggctttccctctctctctgatcctccctccatctctgactttcccttcctctctgactttccttctccttttgccTTTCCTGCACTCTCTGgcttttctttatcctttaaCGGTTCCTCATCTCCTGTCTTGCccttgttttctgtctttctctcgtTTTCTAACGTCTTGTCTTCCAGAGTACAAGCTACTTCTGGCTTTCCCTCGTCCGGTGGCTGTTCTTCATTTTCTATCTTTCCTTGGTTCCAAAGCATTCCTTCATTTTCATTGAAGAATTTTTCCATGTCGAGAtttcccctccttttcctttcctgggGGATGCGGGTTGAGGGAAGGGGAGACAAAGAGGAGACATGGGAGACTGAGGGCCTGGCGTGGAATGCAGGTCTGGATACTACTTGCATCTCACCCCTGGTGAGGGTTCCCCTAAGCTGACCGGACCTCCAAGAGGGCCTTCTGCCCACCACATAGCCTGCCACTCCTCCCACACACGTGAGCCAGCTGTTCCCTGACAGGCCCTGCCACCTTCTCTGCACTGGTTCAGCCTGGTAAGGTGTGTGTTCATGTGGGTGGGCGGAAGGGTAGGGGCCCCGATTCGGCCCTAGCTGGGTCCTTCACACTCTCAACCCTTGTGGGCCCCTGTCCATGCAGCCCCTTGCTTTCACGGACCTGCGGGGGATTCTGGACAGGTTGCTCCTCCTTTTCAGGCCTCTTAGAGCGCTGGGAACAACAGACGCGCAGACCTGCGGACAGATAGGAGACAGGGGCAGGGACTGCGCGCTCAGCGGGCACACAGGGACTCGGTTCCCTTTCCTGAGTCCAGGCCCTGTTCACCCAACGTTTTTCTCCCCTACATCCCCCGCACCCCAACCGCCATTTCCTTCCAGGCCTCGGGCACCAAACCAGGATGCTTTCCAAACTgcgtttgtctctgtgtccccctTCCCTGAGACAACCTGCCCCAGCGCCACCCCATTTTTGCGGAGATCAAGTGTTTCTATGGGCGTAGATTGTGAGAAGGGATTATTTCTAGAATATGTCTACGTTTCACTGTCGCACTGCGGAGTCGCTACCCCCACCCCTCATTTCTAGCACTAAAAATGGATGGATGACTCAGTGCAAGGGGGCGTCGTGAAGGCGAGCCAGGCTCGCTTCGGGAGTTCTccctcccctgtccccaccccGGTCCGCTCCGCAGGCATCCCCTTCCTCACCAATCTACAGGATTCCTTCTCCGCTCCCTCCCCAATCCTACTGCCAGCCCCCTCCACCCGTCCCAGGGGCCGCCGACAGCGCCCGCTTTCACACTGACCTGCGGGTACCCAGGACACGCCTGTGCTTCCTCCGGCTCGCGGAAGCCGGCTCGCTGCTCCCCAGCAGTCTGGGCAGCTCAGACAGCTTATTCTGCGCGGGCGCCGGGACCCGACCGCTGGGCTGGCTGGCGGGCTGGCGTGGGGGCTGGTGCCCACGTAGGCGTCCGACGGGTCACGTGAGCGCCGCGTCACTGGAGCTCGGCCCAGCTCTTGCCCGACACACCTCACCTTGGAGCTCGGCGCCCCCTCTTGCCTGACATACCTCATCTTCCATCCCTGAGGGACCAGAGGCTGGGGACTGTCGGAGTCTCGGTGCGTTTGTGTAGCAAAGTGGGGTCgcggagaagaggaggaagggtggCTTTCTGACCCAGGTGCTTTACCTGACGCAGCTCACAGCATCCTCGCAAGGCATCTCTCTCTGATGCCCATTATCGCCAGGTGTGACAGCTGATCAAAGAGGGTACCCGACTTTGCCAAGAGCGCTCAGCCCCAGAACTCCACAGCCCACTTTCAATACTGGCTctgcctgactccagagcccGGGGTAGTGACGCCTGCCAGGAAGCTGAGCTGCCACCTTGAGTGGCGGTGTTCCTGGGGTTCTGTCCTGGGCCTCCTCTCTCCTCAGTCCTCAAGTTGTCTCTCCCTGCGTGATCTCATTCATTTCCAGAAAGCACCGATGACTCCCAGATCTACATCTCCAGGCTATTCCCTTCTCCGTGTCTCATATCAACTTTGCCAACTCTCTATTGGACATCACCGCCCGAGAGTCCCTGAGGGACCTAAAAGCCCGTGTACCCCAAATTTATTTCACCAACTTCCTTCTTGCCATCTCCCATGGCCTCTCTGTGCACTTGAAACTTACCTTCCAACATTTGATCAGTTTTCATAGAGAGAGAATCTCAGACAGGTAGAAAAGAAAGCATTAAAAccttttaaatatgaatttcagATGCACAAATTCATCATAGTCCTTGGTTTACAAGACACCCTTATTATTGATCCCTGCTtgtccctcttccttcccttttctttcctgtcCTGTTATGTCCTTCCCTGCCcatcctttgtctttttttctttccttttctttcacatttgtgAAGCTACCACCCACAAAAACTAAAAGTTACCAATATTTTAACTTCTACAGTGTAGtgacatgtatatgtatatatacacatatgtttatttatacacacatatatgtgtagatgtatattgtgtacatatatatgtgtatgtcgtgtgtttttttgtgtgtgtaaatcTGGGCAACAACTATTTTGGTTTGCAAAATACCTTATCATGATTATATGATTATGAATTATGTATGTTACACAAACAATTCTGATTATATTTCTGCTACACATCTTTCTTCATTTAGTAAAACCTCGATCTTCCTACAATATTTTGCTCTATCAATATGTGTGTTTGTCATTATCACCACATAACCAACAGTACTGTCCTCAATGTTGAATTTTTTCCTGAATTATAGAGGCTGGGTGTTTCCATTTCCTCAGTATAAACtttcataaaattattataattattcaaGAATTTGATGAAAATAATATCAAATCAGTTGAAAAGAACTGCTTTTCTGTTTTAATCATCTAATTATAGTGATTTTAAGCTATCTTTGGTAACTATTTGCTAAGTTATTTTGGTAATGGAGCCAAAGTATTAACAACTATTTCTCctcttttaaaacatatacacaaaaatgtgGAATTCAAAATTAGTATCATTAAATTCAAAGAAATGTCATTTTATCTAAATTAAAAGATCTGTTCACAAAATGAGAAGTCAATACAACTTTTGCATTTGCGTGTAATAAATTGACACATTGTTCCTCAAGTAGTTACTACCTTTGGAAGAAGATATAATGACAGTTCTCTTGATGCATAATATATGTtgattaaacatattttaagttaaatGTTTGTCATCCATTTTCTTAGAAAAGTAACCATTACTGAACATACCATTCACTAGAGACCTTTTGTTTCTTATTGCAGAATAAAAGTATCAtttcctttgccgggggagatgcgctcttattttttgaatttccagcttttctgccctgctttttccccatctttgtggttttatctgcctctggtctttgatgatggtgatgtactgatggggttttggtgtaggtgtccttcctgtttgatagttttccttctaagagtcaggaccctcagctgtaggtctgttggagattgcttgaggtccactccagaccctgtttgcctgggtatcagcagcagaggctgcagaagatagaatatttctgaacagcgagtgtacctgtctgattcttgctttggaagcttcctctcagggttgtactcctctctgtgaggtgtggggtgtcagactgcccctagtgggggatgtctcccagttaggctactcaggggtcagggacccacttgagcagggagtctgtcccttctcagatctcaacccccgtgttgggagatccactgctctcttcaaagctgtcagacagagtcgtttgcgtctgcagaagtgtctgctgcgtttgtttagtttactgtgccccgtccccagaggtggagtctacagagacaggcaggtttccttgagctgctgtgagctccacccagttcgagcttcccagcagctttgtttacctacttaagcctcagcaatggcgggcgcccctcccccagcctcgctgctgccttgccggtagatcacagactgctgtgctagcaatgagggaggctccgtgggtgtgggaccctcctggccaggtgtgggatatgatctcctggtgtgcctgtttgcttaaagcgcagtattggggtgggagttacccgattttccaggtgttgtgtgtctcagttcccctggctaggaaaaggggttcccttcccccttgtgcttcccaggtgaggcaatgcctcgccctgcttcagctctcgctggtcgggctgcagcagctgaccagcaccgatcgtccggcactccccagtgagatgaacccagtacctcagttgaaaatgcagaaatcaccggtcttctgtgtcgctcgcgctgggagttggagactggagctgctcctattcggccatcttgctccgccccctccaTCCTTTCATCATtctataatgaccttctttgtccttttgttGCTGGTTTtgatttaaattctgttttatgtaCTGTATCTGTTTGCATGAAATATTCCTCTCCCTTAACTTTCAGTCTACATGTCCTTACAAGTTAAATGAGTTTCTTCCGGGAAGCATAAGTTGGGTCATGTTTTTTTACACATTTCAACCAGTCTATACATTTTAAGTGGGGaatttaatctgtttacattcaagattaTAATTGATAGGTGAGGAGTTATTGCTGTCATATATGCtaattcttttctgatttttagtatgttctttgttcttttattctctcttaaTGTTTAACATTGTAATTTGGTGGTTTTCTGCTGTGTaacatttgatttctttctcatttgtgtgtcTGCTCTATCAGTAAGTTTTTTTTCAATATGTAtggatttcatttctttctttttcttgccccaTTGCAGTGTGtagaactttcagtactatgttgaataagagggATAAAAGTGGACATCTTTGCTTTGTttctgatcttttatttttattttactttaacttctgggatgcaagtgcagaacgtgtaggttatataggtatatgtgtgtcatggtggtttgctgaacctatcaacccatcatctaggttttaag encodes:
- the LOC105499329 gene encoding transcription elongation factor A protein-like 2, whose translation is MRYVRQEGAPSSKVRCVGQELGRAPVTRRSRDPSDAYVGTSPHASPPASPAVGSRRPRRISCLSCPDCWGAASRLPRAGGSTGVSWVPAGLRVCCSQRSKRPEKEEQPVQNPPQERKRRGNLDMEKFFNENEGMLWNQGKIENEEQPPDEGKPEVACTLEDKTLENERKTENKGKTGDEEPLKDKEKPESAGKAKGEGKSERKGKSEMEGGSEREGKPERGGRAEGEREPDSEREPESEGEPESERRSAGKRPAEDDIPRKAKRKTNKGLAQYLKQYKEAIHDMNFSNEDMIREFDNMARVEDKRRKSKQKLGAFLWMQRNLQDPFYPRGPREFRGGCRAPRRDTEDIPYV